A single region of the Salipaludibacillus sp. LMS25 genome encodes:
- a CDS encoding class F sortase: protein MGQPFRPRIITFLVVLVGIVTLSFAPHIESAPQSVGDNGIQPVMIQIPKLGITAEVIPCHLNKDGSMEVPERGELAGWMTNSSMPGAKGNAVIAGHVDDFTGPAVFFTLKNLEQGDDIVIKSEYGSTLTFEVTKIEVYPNNHAPIDTIFGYASRPKLNLVTCHGLFDRKRKTHEERLVVYTELKHHEEADLAAH, encoded by the coding sequence ATGGGACAACCATTCAGACCGAGAATCATAACCTTTTTAGTCGTCCTTGTAGGAATCGTAACACTTTCTTTCGCCCCTCATATAGAAAGTGCCCCTCAATCTGTTGGCGATAATGGCATTCAACCCGTTATGATTCAAATTCCTAAGCTAGGAATTACGGCAGAGGTCATTCCTTGCCACCTGAACAAAGATGGCTCTATGGAAGTTCCTGAAAGAGGAGAACTAGCAGGGTGGATGACGAACAGCTCTATGCCTGGAGCAAAGGGAAACGCTGTGATCGCTGGCCATGTCGATGATTTCACAGGTCCTGCGGTTTTTTTCACCTTGAAAAACCTTGAACAAGGCGACGATATTGTAATCAAAAGTGAATACGGTTCGACACTAACATTTGAAGTAACTAAAATTGAAGTTTATCCAAACAATCACGCACCGATCGATACTATTTTTGGTTATGCAAGTAGGCCAAAATTAAATTTAGTTACTTGTCATGGATTGTTTGACAGAAAACGAAAAACCCACGAAGAGAGGCTCGTCGTATATACAGAGCTTAAACACCATGAAGAAGCTGATTTAGCCGCTCATTAA
- a CDS encoding DUF4397 domain-containing protein — translation MKKRKVLARVVTLLFIFFTVSRFVLADTNDGKIRFVHTSPDTPQIDVAINDEVVVEGLEYTKASDYIVIPPNEYTLTIYPSGDYETPLLNTTITIDEDRAYTAAIVHMVENLDVNVMEDTTRATDGMAIIRAANLSPDAPTVSLVVNDVTLFSALPYMNISEYTELASGTTRLNFFSTEEHKALLSLPIELDHDIHYTVFLVGLTNGAPELDAVILADPSLNRLPSQLPVTGLGGASAYKDNGITIGGILSILITLTFIFLLFQLQPWDNHSDRES, via the coding sequence TTGAAAAAGCGAAAAGTGTTGGCAAGGGTGGTGACTCTGCTCTTTATTTTTTTCACTGTTTCTCGTTTCGTTTTAGCTGATACGAATGATGGTAAGATAAGGTTTGTCCATACTTCCCCTGATACGCCTCAAATTGATGTAGCTATAAATGATGAAGTGGTCGTGGAAGGACTTGAGTATACAAAAGCATCTGATTATATCGTTATTCCACCAAATGAATACACATTAACGATTTACCCTAGTGGTGACTATGAAACGCCACTCTTAAACACAACCATCACAATAGATGAAGATCGTGCTTATACGGCAGCTATCGTTCATATGGTAGAGAATTTAGATGTGAACGTAATGGAAGATACAACGAGGGCAACAGACGGTATGGCAATAATTCGAGCGGCTAACTTATCCCCTGATGCGCCCACTGTGTCATTGGTGGTTAACGACGTGACATTATTTTCAGCGCTACCATATATGAATATATCTGAATATACAGAGCTCGCCTCTGGCACGACTCGTTTAAACTTTTTCTCTACGGAAGAACATAAGGCGTTATTATCCCTTCCCATTGAACTTGATCATGATATACATTATACCGTGTTTTTAGTTGGACTTACTAACGGGGCACCAGAATTAGATGCGGTTATCTTAGCAGACCCTTCCCTTAATCGTCTCCCTTCACAATTACCTGTCACAGGCTTAGGGGGAGCATCAGCATATAAAGATAATGGCATTACGATCGGGGGCATTCTGAGTATTTTAATAACATTAACTTTTATTTTCTTACTTTTTCAATTACAGCCATGGGACAACCATTCAGACCGAGAATCATAA
- a CDS encoding M20 family metallopeptidase, whose amino-acid sequence MFNNLYEKLASYYDEMVDIRRYLHQHPELSFQEVKTPQYIAQYHRQLGHDVREGVGGRGVVATLTGEAGKGPTVALRADFDALPIQDLKDVPYKSTVPNVMHACGHDAHTSLLLVLAKALNSIKTGLKGTVVFIHQHAEELAPGGAKPMIDDGCLENVDVIFGTHLWATTPLGTIEYNEGPIMAAADRFEIIVHGKGGHGAQPHMTKDAILIGSQIVQSLQHIVSRRVDPMESAVISIGAFEAKNAFNVIADSARLEGTVRTFDEKIQAQVKENIAEVVHGVADSFGAKADFHYYKGYPAVINHSDKAQFLQQVASQSKNIEQVIHATPQMGGEDFSYYLNHTKGAFFFTGAQHPDWEKTYPHHHPRFDIDERAMLHGATVLGNLVLSTFENRA is encoded by the coding sequence ATGTTTAATAACTTATATGAAAAACTTGCTAGCTACTATGATGAAATGGTTGATATTCGGCGCTATTTACATCAACACCCAGAACTGTCCTTTCAAGAAGTAAAAACCCCTCAATATATTGCGCAGTATCACCGTCAACTTGGACATGACGTACGAGAAGGTGTAGGTGGTCGTGGTGTTGTAGCAACCCTTACTGGAGAAGCTGGTAAAGGACCAACAGTCGCACTACGAGCTGACTTTGACGCTCTGCCAATTCAGGACTTAAAGGATGTTCCTTATAAATCAACTGTTCCAAATGTGATGCATGCATGCGGACACGATGCCCATACCTCTTTATTGCTCGTTTTAGCTAAAGCACTAAACTCTATAAAGACAGGTTTAAAAGGGACTGTCGTATTTATCCATCAGCATGCAGAAGAGCTTGCTCCAGGCGGGGCCAAGCCCATGATTGATGACGGTTGTTTAGAAAATGTGGATGTTATTTTTGGGACCCATTTATGGGCCACTACGCCACTCGGCACAATTGAATACAACGAAGGCCCCATTATGGCTGCGGCTGATCGATTCGAAATCATCGTACACGGAAAAGGCGGACATGGGGCACAGCCTCACATGACGAAAGACGCAATTTTGATCGGTTCCCAAATTGTCCAATCGTTACAACATATTGTAAGCCGGCGTGTGGATCCTATGGAATCGGCCGTTATTAGTATCGGTGCTTTCGAGGCAAAAAATGCCTTTAACGTTATTGCAGATTCGGCGCGATTGGAAGGTACAGTACGTACATTTGATGAAAAAATACAAGCTCAAGTGAAAGAAAATATAGCTGAAGTGGTTCATGGGGTAGCTGACAGTTTCGGTGCAAAAGCAGACTTCCATTACTACAAAGGGTATCCCGCTGTAATAAATCATTCAGATAAGGCCCAATTTCTCCAACAGGTAGCCTCCCAATCAAAAAACATTGAGCAGGTTATCCATGCCACACCTCAAATGGGTGGAGAAGATTTCAGTTATTATTTAAACCATACAAAGGGAGCCTTTTTCTTCACTGGTGCTCAACACCCTGACTGGGAGAAGACTTACCCTCACCATCATCCACGATTTGACATAGACGAACGAGCCATGTTACATGGCGCCACTGTGCTTGGTAACCTCGTGTTAAGCACTTTTGAAAACCGTGCTTAA
- a CDS encoding cytochrome c biogenesis CcdA family protein — protein MSVLSIFIINEVTFLSIWIALFAGIVSFLSPCVFPLVPAYIAQLTGGSINQHEIVADRKLILSRSIGFIIGFTSIFLVLGATSSLFGQLFLQNQVLLQQLGGIIIVLFGLQLTGVFSFNFLMSEKKLMKPSKSASFGRSILFGLVFAAGWSPCIGLVLGSIIALASQSANTFGGMLLLLFYSIGIGLPFLLVALIYSKSISKIRNINRYLPLIQKTSGIIMILLGVMLFSGLFSRIAAYLSQYIPFSI, from the coding sequence ATGAGCGTGTTAAGTATTTTTATTATAAATGAAGTCACATTTCTTTCTATATGGATTGCTCTGTTTGCAGGGATCGTTTCATTTCTGTCTCCTTGCGTATTTCCACTAGTGCCAGCTTACATTGCCCAATTAACTGGTGGGAGCATCAATCAGCATGAAATTGTGGCAGATCGTAAGCTTATTCTTTCAAGAAGCATTGGATTTATCATCGGCTTTACGTCTATTTTTCTTGTTCTCGGTGCCACCTCTTCACTTTTTGGTCAGTTATTTTTGCAAAATCAAGTATTGTTGCAGCAACTAGGTGGGATTATCATTGTCTTATTCGGATTACAACTCACAGGCGTATTTAGCTTCAACTTTCTTATGAGTGAGAAAAAATTAATGAAACCGTCCAAGTCAGCTAGCTTTGGACGATCCATCCTCTTCGGATTGGTGTTTGCAGCAGGCTGGTCACCGTGTATCGGTCTCGTTTTAGGTTCTATTATCGCGCTCGCGTCACAAAGTGCTAATACGTTTGGAGGCATGCTATTATTGTTGTTTTATTCCATCGGTATCGGTCTCCCATTTTTACTAGTAGCCCTCATTTACTCAAAGTCAATTAGCAAAATTCGTAACATTAATCGTTACTTGCCTCTTATCCAAAAAACAAGTGGCATCATCATGATTTTACTAGGAGTTATGCTATTTTCTGGCCTTTTCTCACGAATAGCGGCATACTTATCACAGTACATTCCTTTCAGTATTTAA
- a CDS encoding penicillin-binding transpeptidase domain-containing protein, with translation MKRVSRAEARRSPGSLLKPIAVYAPAMEEGLFHPYSLLTNEKMTFDDYTPRNYNNEYTAEMTMYDAIKDSANVPAVWTLDQFSVQTAKNYMARQAMAIEGDGLSIALGGLQDGLTPLEVAGAYRTLANEGIYFRALLY, from the coding sequence GTGAAAAGGGTTTCACGTGCTGAAGCTCGGCGCTCCCCAGGCTCTCTTCTTAAGCCAATAGCTGTCTATGCCCCAGCTATGGAGGAAGGGCTCTTTCACCCTTATTCGTTATTAACAAATGAAAAAATGACGTTTGATGATTATACACCGAGAAACTATAACAATGAGTATACAGCTGAAATGACGATGTATGATGCCATTAAAGACTCTGCAAATGTACCCGCGGTTTGGACACTTGATCAATTTAGCGTACAAACGGCTAAAAACTATATGGCTAGACAAGCGATGGCGATAGAAGGTGACGGTCTTAGTATTGCTTTAGGCGGGTTGCAGGACGGATTAACACCATTAGAAGTTGCTGGGGCTTATCGAACTTTAGCAAATGAAGGCATCTATTTCAGAGCCTTACTTTATTGA
- a CDS encoding penicillin-binding transpeptidase domain-containing protein: MTKMLLAVTEEGTGSAGDYQGDLAGKTGATSFEQVSGAERDLWFAGYTPDISGVIWMGYDQPDDSHYLNSSSAVPTKAFKTIMSEIAKDRSTTQLTCSLPEDVDDLADHIRFVDIVDLNAKVSPGLMGSRVQLEWTGSEDGRLHYRNDAEEQFIDEIVGESSFTVQGVSMFSTSNYIVVPYNPLTDREGPSS, translated from the coding sequence ATGACAAAAATGCTCCTAGCAGTGACAGAAGAGGGAACAGGCAGTGCAGGAGACTATCAAGGAGATCTAGCTGGTAAAACAGGCGCGACCTCTTTCGAACAAGTGAGCGGTGCAGAGAGAGATTTATGGTTTGCTGGTTATACGCCAGATATATCAGGGGTGATATGGATGGGATATGATCAGCCTGATGACTCTCATTATCTCAATTCGTCCAGTGCTGTTCCAACTAAAGCGTTTAAAACGATTATGAGTGAGATTGCGAAGGATAGGTCTACCACTCAATTAACATGTTCCTTACCGGAAGATGTGGATGACTTAGCTGATCATATTCGATTTGTAGACATTGTAGACCTTAATGCGAAGGTCTCTCCAGGATTGATGGGTAGTCGGGTACAGTTGGAATGGACAGGAAGTGAAGACGGTAGGTTGCACTACCGTAATGATGCCGAAGAGCAGTTCATTGATGAAATAGTGGGGGAAAGCAGCTTTACTGTTCAAGGTGTTTCAATGTTTTCAACCTCTAACTATATCGTTGTCCCCTATAATCCGTTAACCGATAGAGAAGGTCCTTCATCATAG